From Gemmatimonadaceae bacterium, the proteins below share one genomic window:
- a CDS encoding fibronectin type III domain-containing protein: MNRRHLGFAAGSVAALLLVSCDAPLRAPTEGHIAPRIELVRLDTSKVANVVQPTSVTARVFGTETRSVDLTQSGGNWTGRINGLPEGSYELIIEGRALGQVQYYGRVAGVQVQRGQTSTPTVPYAEAAPALDIPAIPDVSSFTQRIPFATLPAATGYTLQYSTDATFATDPGTTRLFAPSELPALIQVTGPGTWFVRGRATFPRLNADDVPWSNTRQWNVVEAAPVPLPPLVPEQPEVVTGRNLTGAKPSDWYNVDLRAGDSLFVETRARRLTENPSPLDTRVTLFRNDSVTQVAQDDNGAGSDSRLVFVPTNTEVHKLRVDGVAPSTVGHYELTVEIRRLPLAPSALGATVASGTQVDLTWTDNSDNETGFIIERCLGTTCTPAPVDTVPANTVAYSDDALTQDNNYRWRVRALNAVGTSNATAVVAANTFGPAAPTGLAATTVSVTQIDLAWNDIATNETGYEVERCAGAGCDTFTNIATLPAGATSYSNTTGIVYNQTYRYRVRAINNVMASAYSTEEEANTIPPATATGVTATTVSGTRIDLSWTDNATTETGYRIERCTGAGCTTGFAQVADVASNVTSFQDTGVTFGNDYGYRIRAFNAVVSTATSTIVAGNTRAPLAPTTLTATLVNGTRIDLAWTDASIADAPSTGFIIERCSGGGCTGFAAIDTVATTPVSFSDLTVVVGVTYRYQVRATGVAGNSAYTNIATANTLLPDAPTTLSATTISATRIDLAWVDASNNENGFEIQRCTGVGCVGFTPYDTVAADVFNYSDVGATAGADYEYRLRAFNLAGNSGFSNTASANTQLPAAPSTLTAVAVSATQVDLAWTNNTTNATQIEIERCTGAGCADFAPLQTLPPGITAFSDGTVTQGNVYQYQIRATNSSGSSAYAGPATATTQVPTAPATLFSGVTSGTEINLFWTLSTGPNVTSQEILRCTGVGCTNLTVIDTADPADGVYSDITVTPGNDYRYVIRALNVSGTGAPSDTVAANTRTPADPTGLSYSVTTGQVLVTWTDNADNETGFTLERCDLSDCSNIVESYAIPAADSTAFVDASVVANTLYFFRVRAVNNVGPSNYTAAAALATIVANAPTALVTTTQSQTEIALAWLDNSGDENGFVIERCVGAACADFTVLDSLPADVVAYNDTGLSADESYTYRVSAATLFGRSAPTNEATSTTFVPTAPSGLAATTTTETSADLVWTDESNNEAGFSIERCDGVDCTDFTEIATVGADVVVYSDLTLSADTRFTYRVRAFNASGFSGFSALSTVSTQDPPVPTELTLVANPATVQVYWTVGVDPAVGPVVSTIIERCEGVDCLSFAQVGAVLATDPQVFEDATITPGLTYRYRVAHSNFADLSAYTAPVSILVAAPAAPSNAIATTLSGTSIGISWTDPSDNENEFVIERCTGQACVDFAQIGAVPRDSTSYTDDTVAPDLYYAYRVLSNNAVGWSPVSNVTSANTFLPDAPSALVATTFSSTRIDLAWTDNGPFETAFEVERCEGAACSDFVLVGTTGASAVAYTDAGLTAGVLYRYRLRAVNAVGMSAYSGTAQAETNLPADPSDLTAVAASATQVNLAWTDNANNETQYIIERCVGAGCVSFAQIALLGPNNTSYPDGTALADQSYSYRVQALNGNGISGYSNVSSTNTFAPAAPTALSATTINGTQIDLAWTENANNELSISVERCTGAACSDFAEIVSLPPNSASYEDTSVPVDGEYRYRVRAINNVANSAYTAEASANTLRPFSPSNFVATTVSATQINLAWDDNAPNEDLYRIERCEGVSCTDFTTLIDLPPNTNIYEDLSVSEETAYRYRIFGINVSGASDAIPEVEATTLLPGVPASVTAAVISGSQIDISWADAADNEDGYRIEQCSGAGCSSFIEVGTVGPDETFFSSTGLALSTFYSFRVRAYNAAGASAYAPTVLANTFSPVAPSGLGATTVFGDRIDLAWTDVAGNESGYRIERCAGAACSDFVEVATTGENSVSYSDLDLSVGTVYRYRVRAYNGVSASGYSNTGQASTAVPATPTGLAGVATSTTSTSLSWTDDATDETGYRVERCAGAGCSDYTEIATLGADATSYDDAGLPGEEQYRYRVRAIGNGSSFYSTEVTVSTLLPAAPSALTATSASPSEIELAWTDLSDNESGFEIARCAGDGCTPTAVVATVGANVTSYLDEALTPGETYAYRVRAINGAGTSAYSEPPQQAITNVPSIPSALMANTDSDTQISLSWTDNSGDETGFVVERCTGLACTDFAPAATTAADATVYADASLAAATTYRFRIRAENANGVSNPSEVVTISTSVPAQPTSLVATTVSGSQIALTWVDAADNETGYTVERCVGAACSSFSLLTALPAGSQAYSDTGLDPEESFTYRVYASNDAGDSPVSAEATATTITPAAPTDLAATTISATQIDLAWTDNADNEAEYRVERCLGAGCSSYALVATLGADATSYQDMGLADGEDYQYRIYAANAAGVSAFSAEVPASTDFPLPPTALSAVTTSGTQIDISWTDNSGNEDEFIVQRCVGSPCVDDIDFVQVATVAADGTGYSDTDVSVGNEYRYRVQASNLAGVTTFTNVAYANTILPGDPLITTSQAMSTTSIQIAWTADTLATDTEIERCQGIPCGAFAPVTTVTSPTVTYLDESLTPGETYEYRVRHVNAAGTSNYSAAVAVGLIVPIPPSALDGFALSGTQSRLGWTDNSTDETGFTVQRCAGVGCVVFDVTVGTTGADTLRIDDAGLAPGQTYGYRVMASNAIGNSTPSATFYLTMVVPTAASGLSATTLSGSSIGLSWTDNSDNERGFSIERCAGAACLDFSPVATVGPNITTFNNNTGLSLNTTYRYRVRSFNNIGPAAGYTNIAAANTNVPLAATALATQALSGTSVRLTWTDNAITETGYRVFRCETGCGDPLNFTQVADIAPNSVTYDDTGLTYGTSYTYVVRAFNIAGPSLPSNASAVSTGLPVPASSVAKTADRTSVTLRWTDNAPFESGFEVEGCEGAACTDFALLGTTAANASEYTATGLNPASEYRFRVRAVSPDGNGDYSPARLARTPIEVANDAVVNGISDVGGGERHYVFSIPGGQPQLRVMMLGGSGDPDLYLRIGQSPQVLDYFESDTLCAPYIGGTVETCTIANPGAGDWYVMLQGFSAYTNVTFAVIVGNTEFTFTNCTQAGATGPSQAQCNTAYTGTALAGGVTVAGGIQTFTLPFTGRYEITAVGAQGANGNPLFVGGRGASMRGEFEFSQGTQLQLAVGQAGVGQGSNQNGGGGGGSFVVDMSNTPLLVGGGGAGARASSSQNGCDATTVGYGGVGSGESPSNVCAVKTTELGLGGLLTSPYAYGSGGGGFFGNGADDYADWWAAFVGFGGRSWANGLLGGTQALVSGNDAQGGFGAGGAGNGDYGGGGGGGYSGGDGGWVAGGGGSLNTGTNQVNTAAVGVGNGQIIIRYLGPVVP, from the coding sequence ATGAATCGCCGTCATCTTGGCTTCGCCGCTGGGTCCGTCGCGGCTCTCCTCCTGGTCTCCTGCGATGCGCCGCTGCGCGCACCGACGGAGGGCCACATCGCACCGCGCATCGAATTGGTGCGGTTGGACACCAGCAAGGTCGCAAACGTCGTACAGCCGACCTCGGTCACGGCGCGCGTGTTCGGCACCGAGACGCGGAGCGTGGACCTCACGCAGTCGGGAGGCAACTGGACGGGCCGAATCAACGGGCTGCCCGAGGGCAGCTATGAGCTGATCATCGAGGGCCGGGCACTCGGCCAGGTGCAGTACTACGGGCGGGTGGCAGGCGTGCAGGTACAGCGCGGCCAGACGTCCACGCCGACGGTGCCGTACGCCGAGGCGGCGCCCGCGCTCGACATTCCCGCCATTCCGGACGTGTCGAGCTTCACGCAGCGGATTCCGTTCGCCACGTTGCCGGCCGCGACGGGATACACCCTGCAGTACTCCACGGACGCGACCTTTGCGACTGATCCCGGCACGACGCGCTTGTTCGCTCCCAGCGAGTTGCCGGCCCTGATCCAAGTCACGGGGCCCGGCACCTGGTTCGTACGTGGTCGTGCGACGTTCCCGCGCCTCAACGCGGATGACGTGCCGTGGTCGAATACCCGGCAATGGAACGTGGTGGAGGCAGCGCCAGTGCCGCTGCCGCCGCTGGTCCCGGAGCAGCCGGAAGTCGTCACGGGTCGCAATCTCACCGGTGCCAAGCCGTCTGATTGGTACAACGTCGATCTCCGCGCTGGCGACTCGCTCTTCGTGGAGACGCGGGCGCGTCGGCTCACCGAGAACCCGTCGCCGCTCGACACGCGCGTCACGCTGTTCCGCAATGACTCAGTCACGCAGGTGGCGCAGGACGACAACGGCGCGGGTAGCGACTCGCGGCTCGTGTTTGTCCCGACCAACACGGAGGTGCACAAGCTCCGCGTGGACGGCGTCGCGCCGAGTACCGTTGGCCACTATGAACTGACGGTCGAGATCCGTCGCCTACCGCTGGCGCCGAGCGCGCTGGGCGCGACGGTCGCCTCGGGTACGCAGGTGGACCTCACCTGGACCGACAACTCGGACAACGAGACGGGCTTCATTATCGAGCGCTGCCTGGGCACCACCTGCACGCCGGCGCCCGTTGACACGGTCCCGGCGAACACCGTCGCCTACAGCGACGACGCGCTGACGCAAGACAACAACTACCGCTGGCGCGTGCGCGCGCTCAACGCGGTGGGCACGTCGAACGCGACCGCCGTGGTCGCCGCAAACACCTTCGGTCCGGCGGCGCCCACGGGGCTGGCCGCCACGACCGTGTCCGTCACGCAGATCGACCTCGCGTGGAACGACATCGCGACGAACGAGACGGGCTACGAAGTCGAGCGCTGCGCCGGCGCGGGTTGCGACACGTTCACGAACATCGCGACGCTACCGGCCGGCGCGACGAGCTACAGCAACACCACGGGCATCGTCTACAACCAGACCTATCGCTATCGCGTCCGCGCCATCAACAACGTGATGGCCTCGGCCTACTCCACGGAGGAGGAGGCCAACACCATCCCGCCGGCCACCGCCACGGGTGTCACGGCCACGACGGTCAGCGGCACGCGGATCGACCTCAGCTGGACCGACAACGCCACAACGGAAACCGGCTATCGCATCGAGCGTTGCACCGGCGCGGGCTGCACCACGGGCTTCGCGCAGGTCGCCGACGTCGCGTCCAACGTCACCAGCTTCCAGGACACGGGCGTCACTTTCGGCAACGACTACGGCTACCGTATCCGCGCCTTCAATGCGGTGGTGTCCACGGCGACCTCGACCATCGTCGCGGGAAACACGCGCGCGCCGCTGGCCCCGACGACGCTGACAGCTACGCTCGTAAACGGCACGCGGATCGATCTCGCCTGGACGGATGCGTCGATCGCTGACGCGCCGTCGACCGGCTTCATCATCGAACGCTGCTCAGGCGGCGGTTGCACGGGCTTCGCGGCGATCGACACGGTGGCGACGACCCCGGTGTCGTTCTCCGACCTGACGGTCGTTGTCGGCGTGACGTACCGCTACCAGGTGCGGGCCACGGGCGTGGCCGGCAACTCGGCCTACACCAACATCGCCACGGCGAACACGCTGCTGCCGGATGCGCCGACGACCTTGTCGGCGACGACCATCAGCGCCACGCGCATCGACCTGGCCTGGGTGGACGCCTCGAACAACGAGAACGGCTTCGAGATCCAGCGCTGCACCGGCGTGGGCTGCGTGGGCTTCACGCCCTACGACACGGTCGCGGCCGATGTCTTCAACTACTCCGATGTCGGTGCCACCGCCGGCGCGGACTACGAGTACCGTCTCCGCGCGTTCAACCTGGCCGGCAACTCCGGCTTCTCGAACACGGCGTCGGCCAACACCCAGCTGCCTGCTGCGCCGAGCACGCTGACGGCAGTCGCGGTCTCAGCCACGCAGGTGGACCTGGCGTGGACGAACAACACCACGAACGCAACGCAGATCGAGATTGAGCGCTGCACCGGCGCAGGCTGCGCGGACTTCGCGCCTCTGCAGACGCTGCCGCCGGGGATCACCGCGTTCTCGGACGGCACGGTGACGCAGGGCAACGTCTACCAGTATCAGATCCGCGCGACCAACTCATCTGGATCGTCGGCCTACGCCGGTCCGGCCACGGCGACGACGCAGGTCCCGACCGCGCCGGCGACCTTGTTCTCTGGGGTCACCTCGGGCACCGAGATCAACCTCTTCTGGACGCTCTCCACAGGCCCGAACGTGACCTCGCAGGAGATCCTGCGCTGCACGGGCGTCGGCTGCACGAACCTCACGGTCATCGACACGGCAGACCCGGCGGACGGCGTCTACTCGGACATCACCGTCACGCCGGGCAACGACTATCGCTATGTCATTCGCGCGCTGAACGTGTCGGGCACGGGTGCGCCGTCGGACACGGTGGCGGCCAACACGCGCACGCCGGCCGACCCGACGGGCCTGAGCTACTCGGTCACCACGGGCCAGGTGCTCGTCACCTGGACGGACAACGCCGACAACGAGACGGGCTTCACGCTCGAGCGCTGCGACCTGTCCGACTGCTCGAACATCGTGGAGTCGTACGCCATCCCGGCGGCGGATTCCACGGCCTTCGTGGACGCCTCAGTCGTGGCGAACACCCTCTACTTCTTCCGCGTCCGGGCCGTCAACAACGTCGGGCCGTCGAACTACACGGCGGCCGCGGCCCTGGCGACGATCGTCGCCAACGCGCCGACGGCCTTGGTGACGACGACCCAGAGCCAGACGGAGATCGCACTGGCCTGGTTGGACAACTCGGGTGACGAGAACGGCTTCGTCATCGAGCGCTGCGTCGGTGCGGCCTGCGCGGACTTCACCGTGCTCGACTCGCTGCCGGCCGATGTGGTGGCGTACAACGACACCGGCCTCTCGGCGGACGAGTCCTACACGTATCGCGTGAGCGCGGCAACGTTGTTCGGCCGCTCGGCGCCGACCAACGAGGCCACCTCGACGACCTTCGTGCCGACGGCGCCGAGTGGCCTCGCGGCCACGACCACGACGGAGACCTCGGCCGACCTGGTCTGGACGGACGAGTCCAACAACGAAGCGGGCTTCAGCATCGAGCGCTGCGACGGCGTGGACTGCACGGACTTCACGGAGATCGCGACGGTCGGTGCGGATGTCGTGGTCTACTCCGACCTCACCCTGTCGGCGGACACGCGCTTCACGTATCGCGTGCGCGCGTTCAACGCCTCGGGCTTCTCCGGGTTCTCCGCCCTGTCGACGGTGAGCACGCAGGATCCGCCGGTGCCGACGGAGCTCACGCTGGTCGCGAACCCGGCCACCGTCCAGGTCTACTGGACCGTCGGCGTGGATCCGGCTGTGGGACCGGTCGTCTCCACGATCATCGAGCGCTGCGAGGGCGTCGATTGCCTGTCGTTCGCCCAGGTCGGGGCTGTCTTGGCCACCGATCCGCAGGTCTTCGAGGATGCGACCATCACGCCGGGCCTGACCTACCGGTACCGCGTCGCGCACTCGAACTTCGCCGATCTTTCCGCCTACACGGCCCCGGTGTCGATCCTCGTGGCCGCGCCCGCGGCGCCGTCGAACGCCATCGCCACGACGCTGTCCGGGACGTCCATCGGGATCAGCTGGACGGACCCCTCGGACAACGAGAACGAGTTCGTGATCGAGCGCTGTACGGGCCAGGCCTGCGTGGACTTCGCGCAGATCGGGGCCGTGCCGCGCGACTCGACCTCGTACACTGATGATACGGTCGCGCCGGATCTCTACTACGCGTACCGCGTGCTGTCGAACAACGCGGTGGGCTGGTCGCCGGTCTCGAACGTGACCTCGGCGAACACCTTCCTGCCGGACGCGCCGAGCGCCCTGGTTGCCACGACGTTCTCGTCGACGCGGATCGACCTCGCGTGGACGGACAACGGGCCGTTTGAGACCGCGTTCGAGGTCGAGCGCTGCGAAGGCGCCGCCTGCTCGGACTTCGTGCTCGTCGGCACCACCGGGGCCAGCGCCGTGGCGTACACGGATGCGGGCCTCACGGCCGGCGTGTTGTACCGCTACCGCCTACGTGCCGTGAATGCGGTCGGCATGTCGGCGTACTCCGGCACCGCCCAGGCCGAGACGAACCTGCCCGCCGATCCGTCGGACCTGACGGCCGTCGCGGCCTCGGCCACGCAGGTCAACCTCGCGTGGACGGACAACGCGAACAACGAGACGCAGTACATCATCGAGCGCTGCGTCGGCGCCGGTTGCGTGAGCTTTGCCCAGATCGCGCTGCTCGGCCCCAACAATACGTCGTATCCCGACGGGACCGCGCTGGCCGACCAGAGCTACAGCTATCGGGTCCAGGCGCTGAACGGCAACGGCATCTCGGGCTACAGCAACGTCTCGTCGACGAACACCTTCGCCCCGGCGGCCCCGACCGCGCTGTCGGCGACGACCATCAACGGCACGCAGATCGACCTGGCCTGGACGGAGAACGCAAACAACGAGCTCTCGATCTCGGTCGAGCGCTGCACGGGCGCGGCCTGCTCCGACTTCGCGGAGATCGTGTCGCTGCCGCCGAACAGCGCCAGCTACGAGGACACGAGCGTCCCGGTGGATGGCGAGTACCGCTACCGCGTGCGCGCCATCAACAACGTCGCGAACTCGGCCTACACCGCGGAGGCCAGCGCGAACACGCTGCGTCCGTTCTCACCGTCGAACTTCGTCGCGACCACGGTCTCGGCGACGCAGATCAACCTCGCCTGGGACGACAACGCCCCGAACGAGGACCTGTACCGGATTGAGCGCTGCGAAGGCGTGTCTTGCACGGACTTCACAACGCTGATCGATCTCCCGCCCAACACGAACATCTACGAAGACCTCTCGGTCTCCGAGGAGACGGCGTATCGCTACCGTATCTTCGGCATCAACGTGTCGGGCGCCTCGGACGCGATTCCCGAGGTCGAGGCGACGACGCTGCTGCCGGGCGTGCCGGCGAGCGTCACCGCCGCGGTGATCTCCGGCTCGCAGATCGACATCTCCTGGGCCGACGCGGCCGACAACGAGGACGGCTACCGTATCGAGCAGTGCTCGGGCGCGGGCTGCTCGTCCTTCATTGAAGTGGGCACGGTCGGGCCGGACGAGACCTTCTTCTCGAGCACCGGCTTGGCGTTGAGCACCTTCTACTCGTTCCGCGTGCGCGCCTACAACGCCGCCGGTGCGTCGGCCTACGCGCCGACGGTGCTGGCGAACACCTTCTCGCCGGTGGCGCCCTCGGGCCTCGGCGCGACGACGGTGTTTGGCGACCGGATCGACCTCGCCTGGACGGACGTCGCGGGCAACGAGTCGGGCTACCGCATCGAGCGCTGCGCGGGTGCAGCCTGCTCGGACTTCGTTGAGGTGGCGACGACGGGTGAGAACTCCGTCAGCTACTCTGACCTCGATCTCTCGGTGGGGACCGTGTACCGGTATCGCGTGCGCGCCTACAACGGCGTGAGTGCCTCCGGCTACAGCAACACCGGCCAGGCCTCCACCGCCGTGCCCGCCACGCCCACCGGCCTTGCGGGTGTGGCCACGTCGACAACCTCGACGAGCCTCTCATGGACGGACGACGCGACGGATGAGACGGGCTATCGCGTCGAGCGCTGCGCGGGCGCTGGCTGCTCGGACTACACGGAGATCGCCACGCTTGGCGCCGACGCGACGTCGTATGACGACGCCGGGCTGCCGGGCGAGGAGCAGTATCGCTACCGCGTCCGTGCGATCGGCAACGGATCCTCGTTCTATTCGACCGAGGTGACCGTGTCGACGCTGCTGCCGGCCGCGCCGAGTGCGCTCACCGCCACGTCGGCGTCTCCGTCGGAGATCGAGCTGGCCTGGACGGACCTCTCGGACAACGAGTCGGGCTTCGAGATCGCCCGCTGCGCGGGCGATGGGTGCACGCCGACGGCTGTCGTCGCGACAGTCGGGGCCAATGTCACGAGCTATCTCGATGAGGCGCTGACGCCGGGTGAGACGTATGCGTACCGCGTGCGCGCCATCAACGGTGCCGGCACGTCGGCGTACTCCGAGCCGCCGCAGCAGGCAATCACCAACGTGCCGTCGATTCCGTCGGCCCTGATGGCCAACACGGATTCGGACACGCAGATCTCGCTGAGCTGGACGGACAACAGCGGTGACGAGACGGGCTTTGTCGTCGAGCGCTGCACGGGCTTGGCCTGCACGGACTTCGCGCCGGCGGCGACCACCGCCGCCGACGCGACGGTGTATGCCGACGCTTCACTGGCGGCCGCGACAACGTATCGCTTCCGCATCCGGGCCGAGAACGCGAATGGCGTCTCGAACCCCTCGGAGGTGGTGACCATCAGCACGTCAGTGCCGGCGCAGCCGACGAGCTTGGTCGCGACTACGGTCTCGGGTTCGCAGATTGCGTTGACCTGGGTCGACGCGGCGGACAACGAGACGGGCTATACCGTGGAACGTTGCGTGGGGGCGGCGTGCAGCAGCTTCTCGCTGCTGACGGCGCTACCCGCCGGTAGCCAGGCGTACAGCGACACCGGGCTCGATCCCGAGGAGTCGTTCACGTATCGGGTCTACGCCTCCAACGACGCGGGCGACTCGCCGGTGTCGGCGGAAGCCACGGCCACGACCATCACGCCGGCGGCGCCGACGGACCTGGCGGCCACAACCATCTCCGCGACGCAGATCGACCTGGCGTGGACGGACAACGCCGACAATGAAGCCGAGTACCGCGTCGAGCGCTGCTTGGGCGCTGGCTGCAGCAGCTACGCGCTCGTCGCCACGCTCGGCGCCGACGCGACGAGCTACCAGGATATGGGCCTCGCCGACGGAGAGGACTACCAGTACCGCATCTACGCCGCGAATGCGGCGGGCGTCTCGGCCTTCTCGGCCGAGGTCCCGGCCAGCACGGACTTCCCGCTGCCGCCGACGGCCTTGAGTGCCGTGACGACCAGCGGCACGCAGATCGACATCAGTTGGACGGACAACTCGGGCAACGAGGACGAGTTCATCGTCCAGCGCTGCGTCGGCTCGCCCTGCGTGGACGACATTGACTTCGTGCAGGTGGCGACCGTGGCCGCCGATGGCACGGGCTACTCCGATACGGACGTCTCGGTGGGCAACGAGTATCGTTATCGCGTGCAGGCCAGCAACCTGGCCGGCGTGACCACGTTTACCAACGTGGCGTATGCGAACACCATCCTGCCTGGCGATCCGCTGATCACGACCTCGCAGGCGATGTCCACGACCTCGATCCAGATTGCCTGGACGGCCGACACCTTGGCGACGGACACCGAGATTGAGCGTTGCCAAGGCATCCCCTGCGGCGCCTTTGCGCCCGTCACGACGGTCACCAGCCCGACGGTGACCTATCTGGACGAGTCGCTGACGCCGGGCGAGACCTATGAGTACCGCGTCCGGCACGTGAACGCGGCCGGGACGAGCAACTACTCGGCGGCGGTCGCGGTCGGGCTGATTGTGCCGATCCCGCCCTCGGCTCTCGATGGCTTCGCGCTCTCGGGCACGCAGTCGCGCCTGGGCTGGACGGACAACTCGACTGACGAGACGGGCTTCACGGTGCAGCGCTGCGCCGGCGTGGGCTGCGTGGTCTTTGACGTGACGGTCGGCACGACGGGCGCGGATACGCTGCGCATCGATGACGCCGGCCTCGCGCCGGGGCAGACTTATGGCTACCGCGTGATGGCGTCGAACGCCATCGGCAACTCGACGCCATCGGCGACGTTCTACCTGACGATGGTGGTGCCCACCGCCGCCAGCGGACTTTCTGCCACGACGCTCAGCGGATCGTCGATCGGACTGAGCTGGACCGACAACTCGGACAACGAGCGCGGCTTCTCGATCGAGCGCTGCGCCGGTGCCGCCTGCCTCGACTTCTCGCCGGTGGCGACGGTTGGACCGAACATCACGACCTTCAACAACAACACGGGCCTCAGCCTCAACACGACGTACCGGTACCGGGTGCGGTCCTTCAACAACATTGGTCCGGCGGCGGGCTACACGAACATCGCCGCGGCCAACACCAACGTGCCGCTGGCAGCCACCGCCCTGGCGACGCAGGCGCTGTCGGGGACCAGCGTGCGCCTGACCTGGACCGATAACGCCATCACGGAGACGGGATACCGCGTCTTCCGCTGCGAGACCGGATGCGGTGACCCGCTCAACTTCACGCAGGTGGCGGATATCGCGCCGAACAGCGTGACGTATGACGACACCGGCCTGACCTACGGGACGTCGTACACGTATGTGGTGCGAGCCTTCAACATTGCGGGTCCGTCGCTGCCGTCGAACGCCTCGGCGGTGTCGACCGGCCTGCCGGTTCCGGCCTCGTCGGTGGCCAAGACGGCGGACCGCACCTCGGTGACGCTGCGTTGGACCGACAACGCGCCGTTCGAGAGCGGCTTCGAGGTCGAGGGCTGCGAAGGCGCGGCCTGCACGGACTTCGCGCTGCTCGGCACAACGGCGGCCAATGCTAGCGAGTACACGGCGACGGGTCTCAACCCGGCATCCGAGTATCGCTTCCGCGTGCGTGCGGTCAGCCCCGACGGCAACGGCGACTACTCGCCGGCGCGCCTGGCGCGCACGCCGATCGAGGTGGCGAACGACGCGGTGGTGAACGGCATCTCCGACGTTGGCGGCGGGGAGCGCCACTATGTGTTCTCGATTCCGGGCGGCCAGCCGCAGCTCCGCGTGATGATGCTCGGCGGCAGCGGCGATCCGGACCTGTACCTGCGGATCGGGCAGAGCCCGCAGGTGCTCGACTACTTCGAGAGCGATACCCTCTGCGCCCCGTACATCGGTGGGACGGTCGAGACCTGTACGATCGCCAACCCGGGTGCGGGCGACTGGTACGTGATGCTCCAGGGCTTCTCGGCCTACACGAACGTCACCTTTGCGGTGATTGTCGGCAATACGGAGTTCACCTTCACGAACTGCACGCAGGCCGGCGCGACGGGGCCGTCGCAGGCCCAGTGCAACACGGCGTACACGGGCACCGCGCTGGCGGGCGGTGTCACGGTGGCCGGCGGCATCCAGACCTTTACGCTGCCGTTCACCGGGCGGTATGAGATCACCGCGGTCGGTGCGCAGGGTGCGAACGGCAATCCATTGTTCGTCGGTGGACGCGGCGCGTCGATGCGCGGTGAGTTCGAGTTCAGCCAGGGCACGCAGTTGCAGCTGGCGGTGGGCCAGGCCGGCGTGGGTCAGGGCAGTAACCAGAACGGCGGTGGCGGCGGCGGCAGCTTCGTCGTCGACATGTCGAACACCCCGCTGCTTGTCGGCGGCGGTGGTGCTGGCGCGCGCGCGAGTTCGTCGCAGAATGGCTGCGATGCCACCACGGTTGGCTACGGCGGCGTGGGCAGCGGCGAATCGCCGTCCAACGTCTGCGCGGTCAAGACCACCGAGCTCGGGTTGGGCGGCCTGCTCACGTCGCCGTATGCGTACGGCTCGGGTGGCGGCGGGTTCTTCGGCAATGGTGCCGATGACTACGCCGACTGGTGGGCCGCGTTCGTCGGCTTCGGTGGCCGCTCCTGGGCCAACGGACTGCTCGGCGGCACCCAGGCCCTCGTCAGCGGGAATGACGCCCAGGGCGGCTTCGGTGCCGGCGGCGCGGGCAACGGTGACTACGGCGGCGGCGGTGGCGGTGGCTACTCCGGCGGCGACGGCGGTTGGGTCGCCGGCGGCGGCGGCTCGCTCAACACCGGCACCAACCAGGTGAACACCGCCGCGGTTGGCGTTGGGAACGGCCAGATCATCATCCGCTACCTCGGCCCGGTCGTCCCGTAA
- a CDS encoding DUF72 domain-containing protein, producing MSLHLGCQGWNYPAWVGPMYPARTRAVDFLATYARAFDTVEVDSTFYAIPAVKNVRGWRDRTPEHFVFALKLPQEITHERRFDESALEVAQRFFDVARELGPKLGPILIQCGPDFAPHEIDPLEDFLHALPDDLRFAIEFRQKGWINERTHELLSQRNVALALVDARWIPRKWMLELATRPTSTTHAYVRWMGPDRKITDYSHVQVDRTAELEAWAEVLPALSVRVPVYGYVNNHFSGHSPANVRWLQAALGQVPTDPAQLGEQLGLF from the coding sequence TTGTCGCTGCACCTCGGTTGCCAGGGTTGGAACTACCCCGCGTGGGTCGGGCCGATGTATCCGGCCCGCACCCGCGCGGTGGACTTTCTGGCCACCTACGCGCGGGCCTTCGATACCGTAGAGGTTGACTCCACCTTCTACGCCATCCCAGCGGTCAAGAACGTGCGCGGATGGCGCGACCGCACGCCCGAGCACTTCGTCTTTGCGCTCAAGCTGCCGCAGGAGATCACGCACGAGCGGCGCTTCGACGAGAGCGCGCTAGAGGTTGCGCAGCGGTTCTTCGACGTGGCGCGGGAGCTCGGGCCCAAGCTCGGCCCCATCCTGATCCAGTGCGGGCCTGACTTCGCGCCGCACGAGATTGACCCGCTCGAGGACTTCCTGCACGCGTTGCCGGACGACCTCCGTTTCGCCATCGAGTTCCGGCAAAAGGGCTGGATCAACGAGCGAACGCACGAACTGCTCTCGCAGCGCAACGTGGCGCTGGCCTTGGTCGATGCGCGCTGGATCCCGCGGAAGTGGATGCTCGAGCTCGCTACGCGGCCGACGAGCACGACACACGCCTATGTGCGCTGGATGGGACCCGACCGGAAGATCACGGACTACTCACACGTGCAGGTGGATCGCACGGCGGAGTTGGAGGCCTGGGCCGAGGTGCTGCCCGCGCTATCGGTTCGCGTGCCTGTGTACGGGTATGTGAACAACCACTTCAGTGGGCATTCGCCGGCGAATGTGCGCTGGCTGCAGGCGGCACTGGGGCAGGTGCCGACGGACCCTGCCCAGCTTGGCGAGCAGCTCGGGCTGTTCTAA